One part of the Lotus japonicus ecotype B-129 chromosome 2, LjGifu_v1.2 genome encodes these proteins:
- the LOC130740207 gene encoding phosphoribulokinase, chloroplastic: MAAFTVYSTQSLRSNCSIATPSKSHVGFHQKQQLVFYKRGSDSTSTSRRYVITCAGGDQQTIVIGLAADSGCGKSTFMRRLTSVFGGAAEPPKGGNPDSNTLISDTTTVICLDDYHSLDRTGRKEKGVTALDPKANDFDLMYEQVKAIKEGISVQKPIYNHVTGLLDPPELIKPPKILVIEGLHPMYDPRVRELLDFSIYLDISNEVKFAWKIQRDMAERGHSLESIKASIEARKPDFDAYIDPQKQYADAVIEVLPTQLIPDDNEGKILRVRLIQKEGVKYFSPVYLFDDGSTISWIPCGRKLTCSYPGIKFFYGPDTYYGSEVSVVEMDGQFDRLDELIYVESHLSNLSSKFYGEVTQQMLKHADFPGSNNGTGLFQTIVGLKIRDLYEQILASRAETPVGAAKA, translated from the exons ATGGCAGCTTTTACTGTCTACTCTACACAATCTCTGAGATCAAATTGCTCCATCGCCACCCCATCAAAATCCCATGTGGGATTTCACCAAAAACAACAGTTAGTTTTCTACAAGAGAGGTAGTGACAGTACTAGCACCAGCAGAAGGTATGTGATAACATGTGCAGGTGGTGACCAACAGACAATTGTGATTGGTCTAGCTGCTGACTCAGGATGTGGGAAGAGCACCTTCATGAGGAGGCTCACAAGTGTGTTTGGAGGAGCAGCAGAGCCACCAAAGGGTGGGAACCCAGATTCCAACACTCTCATCAGTGACACCACCACTGTGATATGTTTGGATGATTACCATTCACTTGATAGAACTGGTAGAAAGGAAAAGGGTGTCACTGCACTTGACCCAAAAGCTAATGATTTTGATCTCATGTATGagcaagttaaggcaattaagGAAGGAATTTCTGTTCAAAAGCCTATTTATAATCATGTTACTGGTCTTTTGGATCCACCAGAGCTTATTAAACCTCCCAAAATCTTGGTCATTGAAGGTCTTCACCCAAT GTATGACCCTCGGGTCAGAGAACTGTTGGACTTTAGCATCTACTTAGACATTAGCAATGAGGTGAAATTCGCTTGGAAAATTCAG AGAGACATGGCAGAGCGTGGACATAGTCTTGAAAGTATCAAGGCTAGCATTGAAGCAAGAAAGCCTGATTTTGATGCTTATATTG ATCCACAAAAGCAATATGCAGATGCAGTGATAGAAGTGTTGCCAACCCAACTGATTCCTGATGATAATGAAGGGAAGATTTTAAGAGTGAGGTTAATACAGAAAGAGGGGGTGAAGTACTTTAGCCCTGTTTACTTGTTTGATGATGGCTCCACCATTTCTTGGATACCATGTGGAAGGAAGCTTACATGCTCTTACCCTGGCATCAAGTTCTTCTATGGACCAGACACTTACTATGGAAGTGAG GTGTCAGTTGTGGAAATGGATGGACAATTTGACAGATTAGATGAACTAATATATGTTGAGAGCCACCTAAGCAACCTCTCTTCCAAGTTCTATGGAGAGGTTACTCAACAAAtgttgaagcatgctgatttcCCTGGTAGCAACAATGGGACAGGTCTCTTCCAAACCATAGTTGGTTTGAAGATAAGAGATCTTTATGAGCAGATACTAGCCAGCAGGGCTGAGACTCCAGTAGGAGCAGCAAAAGCTTAG
- the LOC130740208 gene encoding CSC1-like protein At1g32090, giving the protein MATLADIGVSAAINILSAFAFLLAFALLRIQPINDRVYFPKWYINGERTSPRSTGNFVGKFVNLNFKTYLTFLNWMPQALRMSENEIINHAGLDSAVFLRIYTLGLKIFVPVTVVALLILIPVNVSSGALFFLKRDLVVSDIDKLSISNVPSKSSRFFVHIGLEYMFTLWICFLLYKEYDNIAMMRLHFLASQRRRVEQFTVVVRSVPHISGHSVSDSVESFFQTNHPNHYIGHQAVYNANKFAKLVRRRDRLQNWLDYYQLKFQRHPDKRPTINTGVLGLWGRKVDAIEYYSHTIKELDKVMTLERQRIIKDPKCILPVAFLSFSSRWGASVCAQTQQSKNPTLWLTDWAPEPRDIYWRNLAIPFVSLSIRKLVISLSVFALVFFYMIPIAFVQSLANLEGLERVAPFLRPVIELKFIKSFLQGFLPGLALKIFLYILPAVLMIMSKIEGHIAKSTLERKTAAKYYYFMLVNVFLGSIVTGTAFEQLHSFLHQSPTQIPRTIGVSIPMKATFFMTYIMVDGWAGIAGEILRLKPLVIYHLKNMFIVKTERDRGKAMDPGSVDFPETIPSLQLYFLLGIVYAVVTPILLPFILVFFALAYLVYRHQIINVYNQQYESAAAFWPHVHSRIIASLLISQLLMLGLLSSKKAAKSTPLLAILPILTFAFHKYCQHRFEPAFRKYPLEEAMAKDLLEKTTEPDLNIKAYLADAYLHPIFRSFEVEEELVEVRVDKQPETQVASPTLSEPSSPSPLHDHVHQPSPPQHVNQYSHYPTSPPGYYYHPPPPPHYAYQYQDEP; this is encoded by the exons ATGGCTACCTTGGCCGACATTGGGGTCTCTGCTGCAATCAACATTCTCTCTGCCTTTGCTTTCTTGCTAGCCTTTGCTCTTCTCAGAATCCAACCCATCAATGACAGGGTCTACTTTCCCAAATGGTACATCAATGGAGAAAGAACCAGCCCAAGGAGCACTGGGAATTTTGTAGGGAAATTTGTCAACCTCAATTTCAAGACTTACCTTACTTTCCTCAACTGGATGCCACAGGCTCTGAGAATGAGTGAGAATGAGATTATCAATCATGCTGGTCTTGACTCTGCTGTTTTCCTCAGAATCTACACTCTTGG GTTAAAGATTTTTGTTCCGGTGACAGTTGTGGCACTCCTCATTCTTATTCCAGTCAATGTATCAAGTGGGGCATTATTCTTCCTAAAAAGAGATTTGGTCGTGAGTGATATTGATAAACTCTCAATATCAAATGTTCCGTCCAAATCTTCAAG ATTTTTTGTTCACATAGGATTGGAATACATGTTCACACTATGGATTTGTTTTCTACTTTACAAGGAGTATGACAATATAGCAATGATGAGATTGCATTTCTTGGCTTCACAGCGCAGGCGTGTGGAGCAATTCACA GTAGTCGTCAGGAGTGTCCCTCATATTTCTGGTCACTCAGTATCAGATTCCGTCGAGAGCTTCTTTCAAACAAACCACCCAAATCATTATATTGGACACCAG GCTGTCTACAATGCAAACAAATTTGCGAAGTTGGTAAGAAGACGAGATAGACTTCAAAATTGGTTGGACTATTACCAGCTTAAGTTTCAGAGGCATCCTGACAAGAGGCCAACTATCAAC ACAGGTGTTTTAGGGCTTTGGGGTAGGAAAGTTGATGCTATTGAGTACTACAGCCATACAATTAAGGAGCTTGATAAAGTC ATGACATTGGAGCGCCAGAGAATTATAAAAGATCCCAAATGCATTTTGCCAGTTGCTTTTCTTTCATTCAGTTCTCGTTGGGGAGCATCAGTTTGTGCACAAACCcaacaaagcaaaaatcctACACTCTGGCTCACTGATTGGGCTCCAGAGCCCCGTGATATATACTGGAGGAACCTGGCCATACCATTTGTTTCTTTAAGCATCCGAAAACTTGTTATATCACTATCAGTGTTTGCCTTGGTATTCTTCTACATGATTCCCATTGCTTTTGTGCAATCCCTTGCAAATTTGGAGGGTCTTGAAAGAGTTGCTCCTTTCCTCAGACCAGTAATAGAATT GAAATTCATCAAGTCCTTTCTACAAGGTTTTCTTCCTGGTTTGGCCCTTAAAATATTCTTATATATTCTACCGGCAGTTCTGATGATCATGTCGAAAATTGAGGGACATATTGCTAAGTCAACACTTGAGCGGAAGACAGCAGCAAAATATTATTACTTTATGCTGGTGAATGTTTTCTTGGGAAGTATAGTGACCGGGACTGCATTTGAGCAACTGCATTCTTTCCTCCACCAGTCACCTACACA GATTCCTAGAACAATTGGGGTTTCCATTCCAATGAAGGCTACTTTCTTTATGACATACATAATGGTTGATGGCTGGGCTGGAATTGCTGGTGAGATTCTCAGATTAAAGCCATTGGTTATATATCATCTCAAGAACATGTTCATAGTTAAAACTGAGAGAGATAGAGGAAAGGCCATGGACCCTGGGAGTGTGGACTTCCCTGAGACTATTCCAAGTCTTCAACTATATTTCCTTCTTGGAATTGTGTATGCTGTGGTGACTCCGATCCTTCTGCCTTTCATACTGGTCTTCTTTGCCCTAGCATATTTGGTTTACCGCCATCAG ATAATCAATGTCTACAATCAACAGTATGAAAGTGCTGCTGCATTTTGGCCACATGTTCACAGCCGCATTATCGCAAGCTTACTAATATCCCAGCTTCTAATGTTGGGTCTGCTTAGTTCCAAAAAGGCAGCTAAATCTACACCTTTGCTTGCCATTCTACCAATATTGACGTTCGCATTTCACAAGTACTGCCAACACCGTTTTGAACCAGCATTTAGGAAGTACCCCCTTGAG GAAGCAATGGCAAAGGACTTATTGGAGAAAACCACAGAACCTGACCTGAACATAAAGGCATATCTGGCCGATGCTTACTTGCATCCAATCTTCAGATCATTTGAAGTTGAAGAGGAGTTGGTTGAAGTCAGGGTAGACAAACAACCCGAAACTCAAGTTGCTAGTCCCACATTGAGTGAGCCCAGTTCCCCCTCCCCACTCCATGATCATGTGCATCAACCTTCCCCACCTCAACATGTGAATCAGTACAGTCACTACCCAACATCACCACCAGGGTATTACTATCATCCTCCTCCCCCTCCTCATTATGCTTATCAGTATCAAGATGAACCTTGA
- the LOC130740206 gene encoding secretory carrier-associated membrane protein 4, with the protein MNRHHDPNPFDEDEVNPFSNGAAPGSKSRIPPLASEPLGFGQRHDATVDIPLDTTNEPKKKGQELAAWEADLKRREKDLKRREDAVSRAGVPVDDKNWPPIFPIIHHDIANEIPVHAQRLQYLAFASWLGIVLCLVFNVVAVMVCWIRGGGVKIFFLAVIYALLGVPLSYVLWYRPLYRAMRTDSALKFGWFFMFYLLHIAFCIFAAIAPPVVFHGKSLTGILAATDVFSDHVLVGIFYLVGFGLFCLESLLSLWVIQKIYLFFRGHK; encoded by the exons AACGGTGCTGCTCCTGGATCTAAATCACGTATTCCACCATTGGCATCCGAACCACTGGGCTTTGGTCAAAGACATGATGCTACAGTTGATATTCCTTtggataccacaaat GAGCCTAAAAAAAAAGGTCAAGAGCTAGCAGCTTGGGAAGCAGATTTGAAAAGGAGAGAAAAG GATTTAAAAAGAAGAGAGGATGCTGTTTCTAGAG CTGGTGTGCCTGTTGATGATAAGAATTGGCCTCCGATTTTCCCaattattcaccatgatattgCCAATGAGATACCGGTTCATGCTCAGAGGCTGCAATATTTGGCCTTTGCAAGTTGGTTAG GAATTGTTCTCTGCCTTGTTTTTAATGTAGTTGCTGTGATGGTCTGTTGGATCAGAGGCGGTG GTGTTAAAATTTTTTTCCTTGCGGTGATCTATGCTCTACTTGGTGTTCCCCTTTCATATGTGCTTTGGTACAGGCCCCTTTATCGTGCTATGAG GACGGATAGTGCACTGAAGTTTGGCTGGTTTTTCATGTTCTACTTG CTTCATATTGCATTTTGCATCTTTGCTGCAATTGCACCTCCAGTTGTTTTTCATGGGAAATCATTAAC GGGCATCCTTGCAGCAACTGACGTCTTCTCAGACCATGTATTGGTTGGG ATATTCTATTTGGTTGGATTTGGCCTGTTTTGCTTGGAGTCTCTTCTAAGCTTGTGGGTAATTCAG AAAATATACCTGTTTTTCCGGGGGCATAAGTGA